Proteins encoded in a region of the Thioalbus denitrificans genome:
- a CDS encoding c-type cytochrome, producing the protein MTLLQPGTSPRRGLASLLLACLLLAAAAPSRGEEVDLENGFDINETCAGCHGVNGEGGKDGEYPRLAGLPAAYLARQLHLYRDRERPNLAMIEYVDERQMPDPDIRDIAAYLAAIELPIRMPDLPEDATSLEKLRAAEKVFNVPRVEGDPDAGQKIYKRECASCHGPEGWGDESEAVPMLAGQYTQYLWRSVDKYLKGTRIHDPSDPEYRLLAEFSETEIRDIFAYLSTVDDQ; encoded by the coding sequence ATGACTCTGCTCCAGCCCGGAACCTCCCCCCGGCGGGGACTCGCGTCCCTGCTACTGGCCTGCCTGCTGCTCGCGGCCGCCGCGCCGTCCCGTGGCGAGGAGGTGGACCTGGAGAACGGCTTCGACATCAACGAGACCTGCGCCGGCTGCCACGGCGTGAACGGGGAAGGCGGCAAGGACGGCGAGTATCCGCGCCTGGCGGGACTGCCCGCGGCCTATCTCGCGCGGCAGCTGCATCTCTACCGGGACCGCGAACGGCCCAACCTGGCCATGATCGAGTACGTGGACGAGCGGCAGATGCCCGATCCAGACATCCGCGACATCGCCGCCTACCTCGCCGCCATCGAGCTGCCCATTCGCATGCCCGACCTGCCCGAGGACGCCACTTCGCTGGAAAAGCTGAGGGCCGCCGAGAAGGTATTCAACGTCCCCAGGGTGGAGGGTGATCCGGACGCCGGGCAGAAGATCTACAAGCGCGAGTGCGCCTCCTGCCATGGTCCGGAGGGCTGGGGCGACGAGTCGGAAGCGGTGCCGATGCTGGCGGGCCAGTACACCCAGTATCTGTGGCGCTCGGTGGACAAGTATCTCAAGGGAACACGCATCCACGACCCCTCCGATCCTGAGTACAGGCTGCTGGCCGAGTTTTCCGAGACCGAGATTCGCGATATCTTCGCCTATCTGTCCACCGTGGATGACCAATAG